TTTGATCTGAGCCGCCAGGAAGACTGGAAACTTTGTGTAAATCCCAAACTTTATCAAATAAGGTATCTTGGCTCAATTTGTAAAAATAACTACTTACTATTTGATAATAAGATTAATCTGAGACTGTTCAAACACACATTTACACTTAGTGTTTGAATTTCAATTCTATTTCGGGTTGTGTTAAATATTTTTTTAATATTGGTGATATGATTATTTGGTCCTGCAATCGAAATATAAACTAGTCCAACAGGTTTTTCTTGAGTGCCTCCACTGGGACCAGCAATTCCACTGGTAGCAATTGCCCAGTCTGCTCCTAATTTATTTTTGACATTAATTGCCATAGTCTCACAAACTTCTTCAGAAACAGCTCCATATTTATTAAGCTTTTCTTCCGAAATATTTAATAGTGAACTTTTTAGCTCATTACTATAGGAAATAATACTGCCCTGAAAAACTTGAGAGGATCCTGAAATTGATGTAAGTGATGAAGATAGAAGACCTCCAGTACATGATTCAGCAAAAACAATAGTTTGGTTCCTCTTGATTAGTTCTTTTATTAAAACGATAGGGAGAGTTTCATTATCCTCTCCAAAAATGAAGTTTGAAAACTCTTTTTTTAACTTCTCTTTTACAGGTTTAATAATATTTTTTGCTTCCGCTCCATTCTTTGCTTTGGCTGTGATTCTTAGTTTAACCTCTCCTAAGTTTGCATATGGAGCAACTGTGGGGTTTTTAAGATTTAACAAATCATTAATTTTTTCTGCAACGCTAGATTCTCCGATACCCGCAAATTTAAGAGTATTTGAAAAAAAAGAATAACTATCTGAGAAATTGGTTTTAATGAATTCAAACGCCGTCTCTTCCCACATAGTTTTCATTTCACTTGGTACTCCAGGGAAAGTAAGAATAGTAAATCCTTTTATTGGTTCCCATATCATTCCTGGGGCGGTGCCCCTAGGGTTATTAATTATTTGAGCATTTTTTGGGAAGAAACATTGTTTTCTTAAGCTAGAGTAATCATCCTGGAGATTTGAGTGTGAAAGTTTTTTTTTAATTTCATCCCATAAGTCAGGTCTTTCAACAAGAGATACATCAAATGATTTGGCTATTGCATCAGTTGTTAAGTCATCTGGGGTGGGTCCCAAGCCACCGGTTGTAATTAGAAGGTTACTTCTTTTGGATATTTCTTGAATTATTTTTATAATTCTATTGCTATTATCACCCACTGTTGATTGCCTATAGTGATCTAAACCTAATTGGGACAACTGTTCAGAAATCCATTGAGCATTTGTATTTATAATATTTCCTAAAAGTAGCTCTGTTCCAATGGAAAGAATTTCAACTCCCTTGGAATTAGGACTCATTTTATTGATGCTTCGAGTTTGCCTTCATAAAGAGGAAAACGATTACATAAGGTTAATACTCTCTCTTTACATTGACTTTCAATCAGTGAATCGTCTGGATTAAGTAATCTATCAGCAATAATTTCGCCAACTTCAGCAAAAGCATTCTCATTAAAGCCTCTGGTAGTTAAAGCAGCAGTGCCTAACCTTAGACCGCTGGTCACAAAAGGTGATTCAGGATCA
This region of Prochlorococcus marinus str. GP2 genomic DNA includes:
- a CDS encoding competence/damage-inducible protein A, which codes for MSPNSKGVEILSIGTELLLGNIINTNAQWISEQLSQLGLDHYRQSTVGDNSNRIIKIIQEISKRSNLLITTGGLGPTPDDLTTDAIAKSFDVSLVERPDLWDEIKKKLSHSNLQDDYSSLRKQCFFPKNAQIINNPRGTAPGMIWEPIKGFTILTFPGVPSEMKTMWEETAFEFIKTNFSDSYSFFSNTLKFAGIGESSVAEKINDLLNLKNPTVAPYANLGEVKLRITAKAKNGAEAKNIIKPVKEKLKKEFSNFIFGEDNETLPIVLIKELIKRNQTIVFAESCTGGLLSSSLTSISGSSQVFQGSIISYSNELKSSLLNISEEKLNKYGAVSEEVCETMAINVKNKLGADWAIATSGIAGPSGGTQEKPVGLVYISIAGPNNHITNIKKIFNTTRNRIEIQTLSVNVCLNSLRLILLSNSK